One Clupea harengus chromosome 11, Ch_v2.0.2, whole genome shotgun sequence DNA window includes the following coding sequences:
- the LOC105891786 gene encoding GTPase IMAP family member 8-like, giving the protein MAARKMSDIRVVMLGFRDAGKSSAGNFILGGQHFHCRTTVQRVKGEGDVAGRLVTVIKAPGWGREQPLKDTSELMKEEITLSVSLCPPGPHSVLLVMRAGMRFTETSRRAAQEHVELLGDRVWSHTTVLFTHGDWLGERSIKEYIDSEGKALQWLVEKCGNRYHVFNSEDEANKAQVSELFKKIDETVAGNGGHHYEIDAMTLKAIEERKTREKMRAEQMKSKLGGQRGYLSSTGGDAKPVGRTKPASRHSTGVSKELKMVLLGHTDAGKSSVGNSLVGREAFDSENTVQSVKDQGGVAGRKVTVVITPGWGREQRLSDTPELIRQEIMHSVSHFDEGPHALVLVLHVEKTFTELNRSAVQDHMDLLGAGVWDHTLVVFNCGDGLKDAFIEQYIEREGKPLHWLLEKCGNRYCILNNKNRPDGSFVKDLLEVVDRVVAENGGCHYEMEKGVLQEVEQKRRGEVERAKERKEKVIKQWKGLADSDDEMCESLKKMNTSDKPGSPRLLRELRIMLLGYKGAGKTAAGNTILGSEAFHTRQSVQSVKKEARVAGRLVTVVRASDWQKEQLLTDTPELTKQEITLGLSMCPPGPHAILLVVSVRLKFTEASRRAMQEHLELLSEKVWSHCMVLFTCEHWLGDITVEQYIESEGKPLQWLTERCGNRYHVLNCNGKDECRQVTELLEKIDHMVSRNNSGHFEPDSREVESR; this is encoded by the exons ATGGCTGCCCGAAAAATGTCTG ACATTAGGGTGGTGATGCTGGGCTTTAGAGACGCAGGGAAGAGTTCAGCAGGAAACTTCATCCTCGGGGGACAGCACTTCCACTGTAGGACAACGGTTCAGCGTGttaaaggagagggagacgtgGCTGGCAGACTTGTCACTGTCATTAAGGCTCCGGGTTGGGGAAGGGAGCAACCTCTCAAAGACACCTCTGAGCTCATGAAGGAAGAAATtactctcagtgtgtctctgtgtcctccaggaccacACTCTGTTCTCTTAGTCATGCGCGCAGGCATGAGATTTACAGAAACCAGCCGCAGAGCAGCACAGGAGCATGTGGAGCTTCTAGGCGACAGAGTATGGAGTCACACCACAGTGCTCTTTACACATGGAGACTGGCTGGGGGAGAGGAGCATTAAGGAGTACATCGATAGTGAGGGGAAAGCCCTCCAGTGGCTTGTAGAGAAATGCGGGAACAGGTATCATGTCTTCAATAGTGAAGACGAGGCCAACAAAGCTCAGGTGTCAGAGCTGTTTAAGAAAATAGACGAGACAGTAGCAGGGAATGGTGGTCATCATTATGAAATAGATGCAATGACACTGAAGGCaatagaggagagaaagactagagagaaaatgagagcagagcagatgaAGAGTAAGCTTGGGGGGCAGAGAGGTTACTTGAGTTCAACAGGAGGTGATGCCAAGCCTGTGGGGAGGACCAAGCCTGCATCCAGACACTCAACAG GTGTCTCTAAAGAGCTGAAGATGGTTTTACTTGGTCACACGGATGCAGGGAAGTCTTCTGTAGGGAACAGTTTGGTAGGCAGAGAGGCCTTTGATTCAGAGAATACAGTGCAGTCTGTGAAGGACCAGGGTGGGGTGGCAGGGAGGAAAGTCACCGTGGTGATCACCCCGGGCTGGGGACGGGAGCAGCGTCTTAGCGACACTCCTGAACTCATCAGACAAGAGATCATGCATAGTGTGTCTCACTTTGATGAAGGACCTCATGCTCTGGTCTTGGTTTTACATGTGGAGAAGACATTCACAGAGTTAAATCGAAGCGCAGTGCAAGATCACATGGATCTCCTAGGTGCAGGAGTATGGGACCACACACTGGTTGTGTTCAACTGTGGGGATGGATTGAAAGATGCCTTTATTGAGCAGTACattgagagagaagggaaaccCCTCCATTGGCTTTTAGaaaaatgtgggaacaggtatTGCATCCTTAATAATAAGAATAGACCAGATGGTTCTTTTGTCAAAGACCTTCTGGAAGTTGTTGATAGGGTGGTAGCAGAAAACGGTGGCTGTCATtatgagatggagaaaggggtCTTACAGGAAGTAGAacaaaagagaaggggagaggtggagagagcaaaagaaaggaaggagaaggTGATAAAGCAGTGGAAGGGACTGGCTGACTCTGATGATGAGATGTGTGAAAGCCTGAAGAAGATGAACACAAGTGACAAGCCAG GAAGTCCCCGTCTGCTCCGAGAGCTCAGGATCATGCTGCTGGGATACAAAGGAGCTGGAAAGACGGCAGCTGGAAACACCATCTTGGGCAGTGAAGCCTTCCACACCAGGCAGAGTGTTCAGAGTGTCAAGAAAGAGGCTCGGGTAGCAGGAAGACTCGTTACGGTGGTCAGAGCATCCGACTGGCAGAAGGAGCAACTTCTGACAGACACTCCCGAACTGACTAAGCAAGAGATTACGCTCGGTTTGTCTATGTGTCCGCCAGGGCCTCATGCTATTCTTCTGGTTGTAAGTGTGAGATTAAAATTTACGGAGGCAAGCCGAAGAGCAATGCAAgaacacctggagcttctcaGCGAGAAGGTCTGGAGCCACTGTATGGTACTATTCACATGTGAGCATTGGTTGGGAGATATCACAGTTGAGCAGTACATTGAGAGCGAAGGCAAGCCTCTCCAGTGGCTCACTGAGAGATGTGGGAACAGGTACCATGTGCTCAACTGTAATGGCAAAGATGA